The proteins below are encoded in one region of Pseudonocardia sp. DSM 110487:
- a CDS encoding carbohydrate ABC transporter permease — protein sequence MRTAGTYLLLALGAVATLAPFLLSVATAFKSPRQFASEPVLTPPDPPTLSNFAELFGERYDFVAPTAVTAQVVVVILVGQLVFSVFAAYAFARLSFPGRDALFWLYLATLMVPQVVTIIPLYAVFADLGIRNTFWALVLPYVFGSPYGIFLLREYFKGIPGDLLDAAKLDGAGTLRTIWHVVVPVSRPILATLAIITVVTHWNNFLWPLVITSGRQWQVLTVATSALQSQYNSNWTIVMAATTIAILPLMIVFLAFQRHVVRSITITGFR from the coding sequence ATGAGAACCGCCGGCACGTACCTCCTACTGGCGCTGGGCGCGGTCGCGACGCTCGCGCCGTTCCTGCTCAGCGTGGCGACGGCGTTCAAGTCGCCGCGGCAGTTCGCGTCCGAGCCCGTGCTCACCCCGCCCGACCCGCCCACGCTGTCGAACTTCGCCGAGCTGTTCGGCGAGCGGTACGACTTCGTGGCACCGACCGCGGTCACCGCGCAGGTCGTGGTCGTGATCCTGGTGGGGCAGCTGGTCTTCTCGGTGTTCGCCGCGTACGCCTTCGCCCGCCTGAGCTTCCCGGGGCGCGACGCGCTCTTCTGGCTGTACCTGGCGACGCTCATGGTCCCGCAGGTCGTCACGATCATCCCGCTCTACGCGGTGTTCGCCGACCTCGGCATCCGCAACACGTTCTGGGCGCTCGTGCTCCCGTACGTATTCGGTTCGCCGTACGGGATCTTCCTGCTGCGCGAGTACTTCAAGGGCATCCCCGGCGACCTGCTCGACGCCGCGAAGCTCGACGGTGCCGGCACTCTGCGGACCATCTGGCACGTCGTCGTGCCGGTGAGCCGGCCGATCCTCGCGACGCTCGCGATCATCACTGTGGTCACGCACTGGAACAACTTCCTGTGGCCGTTGGTGATCACCAGCGGGCGGCAGTGGCAGGTGCTGACGGTGGCGACATCGGCGTTGCAGTCGCAGTACAACTCCAACTGGACGATCGTCATGGCCGCCACCACGATCGCCATCCTGCCGCTCATGATCGTGTTCCTGGCGTTCCAGCGGCACGTCGTCCGCTCGATCACGATCACCGGTTTCCGGTAG
- a CDS encoding carbohydrate ABC transporter permease → MRRRQETRTAYLLLAPSLFGIGAFLVLPILVVAVLATQRWDLIGPRTFVGFDNVVAVAADGRFVRSLLITAGFVAIVIPAQTVLGLVAALLLNRGLRGSAAFRVLYVLPWICAPLALGVMWSWVLAPTDGALNALIGRRVEWLADPVLAMPSVAAVTVWTQVGYVALFFSAGLRAIPDTVHEAAMLDGASPWQRFWRITLPLLRPTTFFVLVTQIIATFQVFDSVYALTPDGGPQGVTDVVAGRIYYEAFEQRAVGQAAVMALVLFVLLVAVTVVQQRWFARRTTYDLST, encoded by the coding sequence GTGAGGCGGCGGCAGGAGACGCGCACGGCGTACCTGCTGCTCGCCCCCAGCCTGTTCGGCATCGGCGCGTTCCTCGTGCTGCCGATCCTCGTCGTTGCGGTGCTCGCGACGCAGCGCTGGGACCTGATCGGGCCCCGCACGTTCGTCGGGTTCGACAACGTCGTCGCGGTCGCCGCCGACGGGCGGTTCGTCCGCTCGCTGCTGATCACCGCCGGGTTCGTGGCGATCGTGATCCCCGCGCAGACCGTGCTCGGGCTGGTCGCGGCGCTGCTGCTGAACCGCGGGCTGCGCGGGTCGGCCGCCTTCCGGGTGCTCTACGTGCTGCCGTGGATCTGCGCGCCGCTCGCGCTCGGCGTCATGTGGAGCTGGGTGCTCGCCCCCACCGACGGCGCCCTCAACGCGCTCATCGGCAGGCGTGTCGAGTGGCTCGCCGACCCCGTCCTCGCAATGCCGTCGGTGGCGGCGGTGACGGTGTGGACGCAGGTCGGCTACGTCGCCCTGTTCTTCTCCGCGGGCCTGCGCGCGATCCCGGACACCGTGCACGAGGCCGCGATGCTCGACGGCGCGAGCCCGTGGCAGCGGTTCTGGCGGATCACGCTCCCGCTGTTGCGGCCCACCACGTTCTTCGTGCTGGTCACGCAGATCATCGCGACCTTCCAGGTGTTCGACTCGGTGTACGCACTCACCCCCGACGGCGGGCCGCAGGGCGTCACCGACGTCGTCGCGGGCCGGATCTACTACGAGGCGTTCGAACAGCGCGCCGTCGGGCAGGCTGCAGTGATGGCGCTGGTGCTGTTCGTGCTGCTCGTCGCGGTCACCGTCGTCCAGCAGCGGTGGTTCGCCCGCCGCACGACCTACGACCTTTCGACATGA